The proteins below are encoded in one region of Lactuca sativa cultivar Salinas chromosome 3, Lsat_Salinas_v11, whole genome shotgun sequence:
- the LOC111897158 gene encoding uncharacterized protein LOC111897158 — MGHRRFLPDNHQYRKEKKVFNGRIEKRKARKPLGGEVLFSRLENINIVFGKVKGKSRSVTKNIWKKKSILWDLPYWKHLQVRHCLDIMHIEKNVCESLLGLLLNLKWKSKDGASVRRDMLAMGIRPELAPIENVPSSYSANIKKLVSMDELKLVGMKSHDCHVLLTHMIPIAIRGILPDRIRHTITKLCLFFNMIHSKVINPEAFDSWQSDIIMTLCQLEMYFPPSFFDIMVHLISHIVYEIKVCGPVFLRYMYPFERYMSVLKGYVRNQHRPEGSIVEGYASEEAIEFCTNYLQGVKNIGIPRSRHAGRLVGIETIGLKRLVPDREEFQLAHFIVLQHMTVIAPYINEHKRVLQRMHRNKGERWLTTEHNKTFAKWLKNKVKTSYYEEGMDEVVVQLGNGLQHLVATYQGYDINGYTFYTNRQDRKSTFQNSGVTLIPSTMEFSGADHDARCRIAKDSYYGVIQEIWELKYDSIIIPLFKCRWVDNQQGVKVDNDGFTIVDLSTNGYVSEPFILAKQATQVFFVEDPKDSGWHIVLHGKRRILGVDNVTDEEDYDHFDELPPFSIGIPSSNDNIDDTTYLRFDHDEGLWE, encoded by the exons ATGGGTCATCGAAGATTTCTTCCAGATAATCACCAATATCGTAAGGAAAAAAAAGTCTTTAATGGTAGAATTGAGaaaagaaaggcaagaaaacccTTAGGTGGAGAAGTTTTATTTTCCCGACTTGAAAATATAAACATTGTGTTCGGAAAAGTAAAAGGTAAAAGTAGATCTGTTACCAAAAATATTTGGAAGAAAAAGTCTATATTGTGGGATTTACCATACTGGAAGCACTTACAAGTCCGACATTGTCTTGATATCATGCATATAGAGAAAAATGTTTGTGAAAGCTTGTTAGGGTTGTTGTTGAACCTTAAATGGAAGTCTAAGGATGGGGCTAGCGTTCGAAGAGACATGCTAGCAATGGGAATTAGACCCGAGCTTGCTCCAATTGAGAAT GTCCCATCTAGCTATTCGGCTAACATTAAGAAGTTGGTGTCGATGGATGAATTAAAATTGGTTGGCATGAAATCCCATGATTGTCATGTTTTGCTGACACATATGATTCCCATTGCAATTCGTGGAATACTTCCAGACCGTATTCGACACACGATCACAAAGCTTTGTCTATTTTTTAACATGATTCATTCAAAAGTTATTAACCCTGAGGCGTTCGATTCATGGCAAAGTGATATTATAATGACTTTATGCCAGCTCGAGATGTACTTTCCACCTTCTTTTTTTGATATAATGGTTCATCTGATATCTCATATTGTATATGAAATAAAGGTTTGTGGTCCAGTTTTCCTACGATATATGTATCCATTCGAGAGATATATGAGTGTCTTAAAAGGGTATGTAAGGAACCAACATCGACCAGAAGGTAGTATTGTTGAAGGATATGCTTCAGAGGAGGCGATTGAATTCTGTACAAACTATCTTCAAGGTGTCAAGAATATTGGCATTCCGAGATCTCGACACGCGGGTAGACTTGTAGGGATCGAGACAATTGGATTGAAAAGACTCGTCCCAGACCGTGAGGAATTTCAGCTTGCACATTTTATAGTGTTACAACACATGACAGTCATTGCTCCATACATAAATGAGCACAAAAGAGTGCTACAGAGGATGCACAGAAATAAGGGTGAAAGATGGTTGACTACCGAGCATAACAAAACTTTTGCAAAATGGCTGAAAAATAAAGTGAAAACAAGTTATTATGAAGAAGGTATGGATGAAGTAGTAGTACAATTAGGAAATGGTCTGCAACATCTTGTGGCAACGTACCAAGGCTACGATATTAACGGCTATACATTTTACACCAATCGACAAGATCGGAAAAGTACATTTCAAAACAGTGGTGTGACGTTAATACCCTCTACGATGGAATTTAGCGGGGCTGATCATGATGCAAGGTGCAGGATCGCCAAAGACTCTTACTATGGTGTCATTCAAGAAATTTGGGAATTGAAATATGATTCCATCATTATACCCTTATTCAAGTGCAGATGGGTCGACAACCAACAAGGTGTTAAAGTTGACAACGATGGTTTCACTATTGTCGACCTTTCAACAAATGGCTATGTATCCGAGCCATTCATTTTAGCCAAACAAGCCACCCAAGTATTTTTTGTCGAGGATCCAAAGGATTCGGGATGGCACATCGTCTTGCATGGTAAACGGCGTATACTTGGTGTTGATAATGTCACAGATGAAGAAGATTATGATCATTTTGACGAGCTACCTCCATTTTCCATTGGTATCCCTTCGTCGAATGATAATATTGATGATACCACTTACTTAAGATTTGACCACGACGAAGGATTATGGGAATGA